The sequence TGAACTATTCTTTGTCTGAAATCTAAAAGCAATGTCTAAATTAAACCTCTTTGACATGAAAAAATAAATCAATATTGAACAAATGTCCAAATAAGTTTAAAATTGTACGAAAAATGGTGAGAGGGGAATTAAAATCAATACAGATCTAACCTTTATTACGAACGAAAATGGGCAAAGTTTACTTGAGCGCTTTAAGGTATTGGTAAAGGACGCTGAATTTTTCGACTGTCTAGTTGGCTTTTTTTACACAAGCGGCTTTTATAATCTTTATGAGGCCTTTGAGAACACAAAAAGAATTAGAATTTTAGTTGGGATTGGCACAGATAAAATAACTCATGATCTTATTCAATATCAAACCTCCTATCATCAGATAAGAGAGCTATATTCAGATAGGGTGAAAGAAGAGATAGAGAGCTCAGAAAATAAATATGAAGTAGAAAATGGAATTGAACTTTTTAAAAAGTGGCTTAAATCTGGAAAAATTCAGATCAGAGCCTATCCAGAAAGAAATTTACACGCGAAACTATACATAATGAGCTTTTCTGAAGATGACAGGGATACAGGGCGCGTCATAACAGGTTCGAGCAATTTCAGCCAATCCGGCCTGATTAATAATTTAGAATTCAACGTCGAGCTAAAAAATGTTAGCGATTACAAGTTTGCCAAAGAAAAGTTTGAAGAACTTTGGGAAAACTCTGTTGAAGTAAGTGAAGACTATATAGCAACCGTAGAGCAAAAGACATGGCTAAGAAGTGACATATCCCCTTATGAATTATTTTTAAAATTTTTATACGAATACTTCAAGCGCGATTTGGAAGAGTCAGGCGAGCTATACAATTTAGAGCTTCCAGATGAATTTTTACACCTTGAATATCAAAAGCAGGCTGTCATAAACGCAAGGCGTATCGTGGAAGAATACGGAGGGGTCTTCCTGTCTGACGTTGTGGGGCTTGGCAAAACCTATATGGCAGCAATGCTTGCCTCACAGCTTGATGGCAGAACTCTTATATTAGCCTCTCCTGTTCTAATAGATCCCGAAAATCCTGGCTCATGGGTAAACGTGTTCAGGGAGTTTAACTTAAAATTCGAAGCAGAATCCATTGGGCAATTAAAAAGGATAAAGGAAAGATTCAACCTTGATAAGTACAAAAATGTCATAATAGACGAGTCTCACAGGTTCAGAACTGAAGACACAGTCTCTTATACCTTTCTTTCTGAAATATGTCGTGGCAAAAGGGTAATATTGGTTAGTGCAACTCCATATAACAATTCTCCAAAGGATATCCTGTCTCAGATAAAACTATTTCAAAATCCACGAAAGAGCACAATACCAGGCATATCAGATTTAGAGGGTTTCTTTAACAATCTGGAAAAAAATTTAAAAAATATAGACAAAAGGGAAGACCCAGAAGAGTACATCGAAGCAGTTAAGGAAAACGCATATCTCATAAGAGAAAAAATTTTAAAATATCTTATGATAAGGCGAACAAGAAGCGAGATAGAAAGGTATTTTTCTAAAGACTTAGAAAAAAATAAATTAAAATTCCCTCAGGTAAACGATCCAATAGCTCTATTTTATGAGTTAAACGACGAAGAAAGCGAAATTTTTGACGAAACCATAAAATTAATAACCAAAAAAATTCGCTACGCAAGGTACACCCCACTTCTTTACTTGAAATCAAAAGATCTCTCGGCCATAGAAAAATATGGACAGCTAAATATGGGTACATTTATGAAAGTGCTACTTGTAAAGAGACTGGAGAGCTCTTTTTATGCATTTCGACTAACGATAGATCGCTTTATAGATGTCTATAAAAAATTTATAGATGAATTTGATAGAGGAAGTGTATATATTAGCAAAAAGTATACCAATAAAATATTCGAATATATAGAAAATGACGATGACAAAGCTATTCAGAGGTTAATAGAAGAAGATAAGGCTGAAAAATATTCAAGCGATGAGTTTGAAGAAAAATTTAAAGAAGATCTAAAAAATGATTTCGATACTTTTTGCAGGATAAAAGAGATATGGGAAAAGGTTAATAGAGATCCAAAGCTTGAAAAGCTCCTTGAACAATTAAATACAAATAAAATTTTGAAGGATAAGAAATTAATAATTTTTAGCGAATCAAAAGATACAGTAAATTATATTTCAAAAGAGATTAAAAAAAATCTTAATAAAAAAGTGCTGGTATTCAGCAGCTCATCAAGCAATAATACAAAAAACATCGTTATAGAGAACTTTGATGCCAAAGCGAAGAATAAAAGAGACGACTACAATATACTCATTTCTACTGAAGTGTTGTCTGAAGGCGTGAACCTACATAGGTCAAACGTGATCATAAACTATGATATCCCATGGAACCCCACAAGGATGATGCAGCGAGCAGGCAGAATAAACAGAGTTGATACGAAATTTGATGAACTATATGTTTTTAATTTCTTCCCCACCCAACAGTCAAACGATCAGATTAACCTCAAAGAAATAGCACAGGCCAAAATTGATGCCTTTCTCACACTACTTGGTGAAGATGCAGCAGTGCTAACTGAGGGTGAACCAATAGGCTCACATGAACTATTTGGAAGATTGACTTCAAAAAATACAATTACTGGAGAAAGCGATTTAGACAATAGCGAATTAAAATACTTTAGACTTCTTCAAGATATCAGGGAAAACAATCCAGATCTGTTCCAAAAAATTAAATACCTGCCAAAAAAGGCAAGAAGTGCGAAGGTTAATAAAGAAAACACTGGTTTGCTCACTTATTTCAGAAAAGGCAAGGTTGAGAAATTTTACCTTGCAAAAAGAGGCAAATCAAGCGAATTAGATTTTATGAGCGCAGCATCCCTTCTGGAAAGCGCACAAGAAGAAAAAAGAGTAAGTCTGCCTGAAAATTTTTATGATCTTTTAGACTTAAACATAGAACAATTCTCACAAACCTTAGACAGCGCTGAACCCATTTCCACAAGAAGAGGTAAGGATAAATCCCAAACTATATTAAAATATCTTAAAGCAATGGACAAAACTCCTCTTACAGATACGCAAGAACAATATATAGAAATTTTGCAAGAGAAATTAGAAGGTGGCGCAATTCCTAAAAAGATTTTAAGCAAAGTATTAAAATCTATAGAAAACCTAAAAGAGCAAAAGATAAATTCTTTAAAGCTTCTGGGCGCAGTGCAAAATGCTATACCTGAAAGGTTACTAAAAGATCACTACTCAAGCTCTTCATCTGATGAAAACATCTCAAATAAAACAGAAGTAATTTTGTCCATGTATCTAAAGGAGGGGTAATGAACGAAAATCTATTCAAAAATTTAATAAAAGATATCTTTGAAAAATCGTTTGATAAAGTTCAGTTCACAAAATTTTTAAGAAATCTTCTTAACGATTTTGAGAAAGATACTTTCAAATACGTTGGCAATTATATTCCCGACAGCTTTGAACAATATATTAAATCTTTTGAAAGAATTGGCAAATATAAAGATAATAAAAAAGAAATAGATCTATTAGTAGTTCATTTAAAAAGTGAAACCTCTCTATTAAGGGCAAGAACTGCTCAGAGAAATTTTATCGGATGGTTTTTAAACGGCAGTAGAGGCGGCAAACTTAAGGACGCAGCGCTCGTCGCTTTTGTATCGCCTGATCAAGAAAATTGGCGCTTTTCCTTAGTAAAAATGGAATACAGGTTTGATGAAAATGGCAAGGTGATAGAAGAGCTTAGCCCTGCAAGAAGATATTCATTTCTTGTTGGAAAAAATGAAAGCAGTCACACAGCACAGTCTCGCTTTCTACCCTTACTCTCACCCGATAAAAAGCCTACACTTGATGACCTAGAAAAGGCGTTCAGTGCAGAGCGCGTAACCGATGAATTTTTTGAAAAGTATAAAGAGCTATTTATAAAAACTGTAGACGAAATAGAAGAAAGAGTAAAGACTAACGAATCCCTAAGAAAAGAATTTGAAATCAAGAATATCAACGCTGTAGACTTTTCCAAGAAACTACTGGGTCAAATTGTATTTTTATATTTCTTACAAAAAAAGGGTTGGCTTGGCGTTCCTAAAGCAAAAAATTGGGGAGAAGGGGATAAAAATTTTCTGCGCTCACTATTTGAAAGATGTATTGAAGAAAAGAAAAACTTTTTTAACGACTACTTAGAATATCTTTTTTACGACGCCTTAAACAATGAAAGAAGCTCTCAGGCAGATCCTAGCTGGCATGAACGTTTAGACTGCAAGATACCGTTTTTAAACGGCGGTCTATTTGAACCATTTGGTGAATATGACTGGAAAAATATAGATCTATTAATACCAGATGATCTTTTTTCAAACAATGCCAAAGAAGGTATCCTGGACATATTTGATTTATTTAACTTTACGGTAAAAGAAGATGAACCGCTTGAAAAAGAGGTAGCAGTAGACCCAGAACTTTTAGGCAAAATCTATGAAAAGCTAAACGCAATAAGAGAGGACAATTTCGAAGAATATAAAAAAGCACTGAAGAGTAAAGGTTCGGAAAATAAGTTTAACAAAGAATATGGAGTCTACTACACCCCCAGAGAGATAGTGCACTTTATGGCACAAAACGCTCTTGTAGAGTATTTGTTTGAAAATCTTAAAGGTAAATCCCAAAATTTAGAAAGTCTGAAAGAAGATTTAAAAGCTTTTATTTTTCACTCTGAAAAGTTTATAGAAAATGATAAAACTGCAATAGAAAAGGGAGAAAAAATTGAAAAAGGAGAACAAAAAAGTACAAAATATACTTCAAAGATCCCCGCTTTTATACAGGAAAACGCTAAAACAATAGATAAGCTTTTAGAAGACATAAGAATATTAGATCCTGCTGTAGGTTCTGGAGCTTTCCCTATAGGTCTTATGCACGAAATCGTAAAGGCAAGAGAAGTCCTAAATTTATATATTGGCGACGAAACTAAAACTGCCTATAATTTCAAGCGCCACTCTATACAAAATTCTCTATACGGAGTAGATATAGATAAAGGTGCAGTTGAGATTACAAGGCTAAGATTCTGGCTATCTCTGGTAGTGGACGAAGAAGATTTAACCCAGATAAAGCCTCTTCCAAACTTAGATTACAAGCTGGTCTCTGGTGACTCCTTGTCATGTATTCAAAAAGACTTATTTAAAAGTTTTGATACTTTAGAGCAGTTGGAAGACGAATACCATACAACAACTAATTTAGATAGGAAAAGAAAATTAAAAAGAAAAATTGATGAAGAGATCAAAGAGCTTACAGATGGTCATACAGAATTTGACTTCGAAGTTTACTTCTCAAAAGTAATGCGCAGTGGTGGCTTTGACATTGTAATCGGAAATCCACCGTATATACAGCTGCAAAAGAATGCTGGCTTACTTGCAAAAAAGTATAAAAAATTTAATTACGAAGTGTTTAACAGCATGGGGGATATATACACTCTTTTTTATGAAAAAGGCATAAATCTATTAAAAGAGGGTGGCCATCTTTGTTTTATAACATCAAACAAGTGGATGAGAGCAGGTTATGGAGAAAAGTTAAGAGAGTTTTTTATAAAGCAAAATCCTAAGATTTTAATTGATTTGGGTCCTGGTGTGTTTGAAAGCGCAACAGTAGACACAAACATCTTACTTATACAAAAGAAAGATAATCAAAATAAGCTTACCGCTACCACGCTGCAAAAAGAAGACAAAAAAAATATACTAAATGCAATAGATAAAAAAGGCATACTACTTGAAAAACTCTCTAAAGATGCCTGGTTTATAGGAAGCAGTGCTGAGCAAAGATTAAAAGAAAAGATTGAGCGTCTTGGCAAACCGCTAAAAGAATGGGATGTGAATATTTATCGTGGCATAATAACAGGCTTAAACGAAGCATTTATAATTACCACAGAAAAAAAAGATGAGATACTTACAAACTGCAAAACTGAAGAAGAAAGAGAAAGAACAAACAAAATTATAAAGCCAATTCTTAGAGGAAGGGATATAAAGAGATATTATTATGAGTGGGCGGGGCTGTGGGTTATCGTGATTCCTGCCGGATGGACAAATAATAATAAAGGTAACGAAAATGCACAATCATTTATTGAAAAAACTTTTCCTTCTTTAATGCAACATTTAAAATCCTTTGAAGCAAAGGCAAAAAAAAGAGATGACAAAGGTGATTATTGGTGGGAACTACGCCATTGTGCCTACTACCCCGAGTTTGAGAAGGAGAAGGTGGTGTGGGCAGAAATAGTTAGACAACCGCAATTTTATTTTGACAATGAAAAATTTTATGTTGAAGCAACAAGTTTTTTGATGACTGGTAATAATGTAAAATATATCTGTGGTTTGCTAAATTCAGGGCCAGTAACCTATTTCTTTAAAAATTGGTATGCTGGTGGTGGCTTGGGTAAAGAAGGATACAGATATAAAAAGGCATTTTTGGAAAATTTACCCATTCCCTTTATCACCTCTTCTAACTCTTTGCTGACCAAACGCATCGAGGATCTTCTTGACAAAATCCTTGTCGCCAAAAAAGAGAACCCGCAAGCGAATACTCAGGCTTTTGAAAAAGAAATAGATGAACTGGTTTATAAATTGTATGATTTGACGGAGGATGAAATAAGAATAATAGAGGGAGGGAGATGACGCTATGATAAACGAAGTTGAAATAGAAAACTTTCGTTCAATAAAAAGTCAGAAAATTAAGTTGGAAAATTTTAATATCATTATTGGTGACAATGGAACTGGTAAAACATCAGTTCTTGAAGCAATAAACTTTGCTTTATCACCATCATTTTTGTCTGGAAAAGTTAAGCACACAGATTTTTATAATGGTGAAGACAATCCTATAAAAATAAAAATTGGATTTCAAGAAAATTTAAAAGTACAGCTTCCAGATGGATACACAAAACAAGAAATCCCTTTTAAACAAGTTTTATTACAAATAAAATTCAGAGAACGCAAAACACCAAAGAAAGCATTTTCAGATTTAGTAGTGATTGAGCATAGAATTGAACCATCAGATACAATATCGAAAACTTCTAAAGGGTGGTCTATTAAAAGAAAAAATGGAAGAGATTTTAAATTTAGAGAACAACTTTTATCTTTGAATATAATTGAAACAAAGGATTTGCCAAGAAGTTTTTATTTCAACAAAGGCAGAGATAAGTAATTACAAAGAGGGTTTAATTCATCAATAAATACTGTTTTTGACGATTTGAATTGGCGATTTTTAAAAAATGAAAAGAGTCAAAATTTCTTTACAGAAAAAAGTCAGATTGAAAAAGAAAAAATACTTGATTTAATTGATATTAAGGAAAATGTATTTAAAAAATTAAATCAAAAACTTAAAGATTTTAGTATTGATAACATAGATATTTCATTTATTGACGGAAAAGCACCATTCAATAATGCCTATTTAAGTAAAAAAGAATATATTGATTTGCCAGTTAAATATCTTGGTTCAGGAGTGGAGATGATAATTTCGCTTATGTTTCTTGAAACAATGGCTTCCATGTCAAAAGAAAAACTTGTTATCCTGATTGATGAACCCGAACTGCATTTACATCCCTCTTTGCAATACAAGCTTTCTGAATATTTAGAGAATATTTCTAAACAACATCAAATTATTGTTTCAACTCATTCGCCAATATTTTTTAAGAATTGCATCGGAAAGGATAATATTCAATTGTTAGTAGCTAGAATTGAGAATAATGAGGTTCAGATTGAACAAAGTAAAAAATTTGATTTATTCCCCTGGAGCCCAAGTTGGGGCGAAATAAATTATTTTGCTTTTAACCACCCTACCATAGAATTTCACGATGAGCTATATGGTTATTTGCAAGAGAAGTCGAAAAAATACAAGCAGACCGAATTTGAAAAGTGGCTTTGTAATAAGCGTAATAGCGTTCGGAAAACTAAAAAATGGACGAAAGAAAATAATGGTAACCCAAAATGCAAAGAAATAGAGGTAACTTTACCAACCTTTATAAGAAATAAAGTTCACCATCCTGAAAATCAAACTATGAAAGACAAAAATTTTAGCGATGAAGAATTAAAAGAATCAATTAAAGTTATGATTGAGTTAATTAAAAGATAATATCTTTATGAGAGGCGAACCTATCAAAGTAAAACAATTACTTCAAAAAGCAAGGGATTCAGCAATACTTGCGGTTGAATTTTATAATAAGCCTGCTGTTTCTTTTAAATCAGGAGGCTATATAACAATGATGTGTATTGCCTGGACATCTCTATTTCATGCATACTTCTTGAAGAATAAGATAAAACCCTTCTATAGAGAGAAAAATAGTGATCAAAAAAAACCAAGGTTTGAACAAATAATTGAGAAATTGCCAGATGATCAAGAGATAAAAGAAAACAAATGGTGGGAGTTGCAGGAGTGTGTTAAACAATATTTTAAAGATAATAACCCACCGGTAAGAAAAAATTTAGAGTTTTTTATTCCATTGAGAAATAAGATTGTTCATCGAAACCTTCCAGAACTTGATGATAGTATTTTTGGGGAATGTCAAGCACTGCTTATTAACTTTAATAATTTTATGGAGCAAAATTTTGGTGAAAAATATTCTATCAAAAATTCACTTTCCTTTAGTTTACAATTGGCACGGTCACCAAAAAATTTTATAGAAGCATCAAAAAATGAATTAAAAAAGAATGATGCTCAAAAAATTGTAAACTTTATAAAAACTTATCGGTCATCGCTGACTACAGATCAGTTTGAATCACCTGAGTACTCATTTAAAGCTTTGCTTATCCAAGTAAGAAATCATGGAAGCAGAGATGCTTTAGCATTGGAATTTATAAATGAAAAAGATTTAACAGAGGAACAAAAAGAAAAACTGAAAATTGGAACGGTACTAATAAAAGAAAAAAAAGAGTTGATTGATGGCATACCTAACAATTTTCAATGGACATATAAAGAATTGCGAAAAGAAATAAAGACAAAATGCCCACATATTAAACAAACTATGTTTAACAAACTTAATAGATATTTAAGAGAAAGATATAAGAACAAACTTGCTTATGAAAGAGTACATAATCCTAAAAGTGAAAAAAAAGCTTCTACATGGTATTATGATCCTAAAATTATTGAAGAATTTAAAAAAATATATCCTCCCATCACCCCTTCCAACGAGCAGTTGGTCAAACGCATAGAGGATCTTGTTGACAAAATCGATGCTGCCAAGAAAGAGAACCCACAAGCAGATACTCAGGCTTTTGAAAAGGAAATCGACCAACTTGTGCATAATATAAATTATATAACTTAACACAGGATGAAATAAAAATAATAGAGAAATGACACCAAAAATAGTCTTATTAATAGCAACAAAATTAGCATCTTCTTAAGGAAAGAAATCAGCATTAGTTAACAATCTATTAAGAAATAGACAATATTGTATATAAAATATATAATTTTAATTAAAATTAAAAATAACATGAAAGGAGTTAGTGAAGTATACCAAATTACTATACAAAGCAAAGCCATTAAAAATATCAATTCTTTTCAGAGAGTGTCATTATTTAGGAATATGTATAGTAATTTGGTTAGCAGTTTTTTCAAGCAATTCAGCGCTGCAGGCAGCACAACTTTGCGGAATTGATTCGACAAATAGTACAAAAATATGTCTTATTTTAGGTGACAATACCTCTTTAGTTTCAGTAAGCTGGTCAGGCCGTAGTTAATTGGATGGCAGATGGTCCAGGAAACCTGACCTATATTTACAAAATTTCTGATAAAGAGTCGATGGTTCAGGGCAGCGTAGAAATGAAGGCTGGGCTGATAAACGGCAAGGCAAGCCTTAATATATAGATCAGTTCAACAATGACCAGTAAGAAATTTCAATTTACCCGTTCATCTTCTGTTAATATTCGTTCGTGTATAGTTTTCTACAAGAATTAAAAATGGAGGTGTGTTATGAACAAAGCAAAAAAATTTGCAGTTCTAGCTCTTGGAGGAATATTACTTACTACTTCAGTAGCAGGAATAGCTACAGCTAATCAGTATGTGACTGGCTCTATCAAGGTTACACAGGACAATGAAGCAAGCTATGCAGACCTGTCGAACACAACAGTTGATCAGGCAATATCCAGTGCACTTGCAGCTCAGCCAGGAAAGGTTATCAAAGCAAAGCTCGAAGATGAAAATGGCACATTGGTCTGGAACGTAGATGTAGTATCAAACAATCAGATGTACGAAGTAAAAGTAGATGCAAAGGACGCCAGAGTCTTAAGCACAGGAGTAGATCAGACAGATAATCAGAAAGAAAGCGTTGAAGAAAAGGATTAATTTTCTTGGGGGGCTTGTCCCCCCTTTATTTATTGAAAAATTTAAAGGATTAAGGTAATATGAGCACAATGAGAATTTTGATAGTAGAAGATGAAAAAACTCTTGCAAATTTAATAAAAAAGGGCTTTGAGGAAGAAAAATTTGCTGTAGACGTCGCATACAACGGCGAAGATGGGCTTTTTTTTGCTAAAAATAATACTTATGATGCTATAGTACTTGACATTATGCTTCCCATAATTGATGGCATTAGCTTACTGAAAGAATTAAGAGAAGAAAATATCTCAACTCCAGTTATTATACTTACAGCCAAAGATTCAGTAAAGGATAAGGTTTTAGGTTTAGACAGCGGCTCTGACGACTACCTTACAAAACCATTTTCATTTGAAGAGCTACTTTCCAGGGTAAAAGCTTTAATAAGGCGAAAATTTGCTGCATCAAGCCCAATAATAAAGATTTGTGATCTGGTAATTGACACAGCAGAAAAAACAGTCAAGAGAGGTAACAAGAGAATTGATCTTAGTGCAAAGGAATATGCACTTCTTGAATATCTAGCCTTAAACAAAAACAAAGTAATAAGTCGAACAGCAATAATTGAACACCTATACGATGAAGACTTTGATTTATATAGTAACGTTATAGACGTATTTATAAATAGAATCAGGAACAAAATTGATAAAAATTTTGATAAAAAATTAATCCATACATTTCGTGGCATTGGTTATAGCTTAAAAGAGTGAATTCTATAAAATTTAAGCTGTTCTTATACTACTGCATTATATCCTTTACAATATTCGGGGTATTGGGGATTTTTTTATACTTTAGTCTTGAGAATATCGTTTTAGAATCAATCGATAACGCTCTCATTGCAAAGGCTAAGGCAATAGCTACACTTATCAATGAAGACAATGGCATAAACTTACAATTTTCAGACGAAATCATGAAAGAATATTCTAAAAGATCAGATCAATACTTTCAGATAATTCAGAATTCAAAAATTGTCGAAAAATCTGAATCTTTAGGCTCTGATAGTCTGCCAATCGTAAATTCAGCTCAGACCATCCATTTTAAAAATAAACCCCTTCGCATTGTTTTGTACAACATAACTATAAATAAAGATCATCTTGTAATCGAGTGTGCTCAGGATATTGAAAGCAAAGTAGATTTTCTCAAAACATACCTCAGCATACTAATTCTGTCTATTGCAGGCGCAATTCTTTTGAGCGCCTTAGGAGGCTTATTTATTGTAAACATAATGCTCAAGCCAATTAAAAAGATCTCTCACACAATCAGCAAACTTTCTGAGTCAAATTTGTTTCATAGTCATATTGACGAAAACGTAGTAGATGAACTAAAGCCTCTTGCAGTCTCATTCAATCGTACCTTTGAAAGGCTTGACAACGCATTTACTAAACAAAAGCAATTCGTCGCAGATGTCTCTCATGAGTTAAAGACTCCCCTTAGCGTAATACTGATGGAAACAGAGATTGCACTCAGAAAACAGCGAAGTATTCAGGAATACATAAACACCATTAATCAGATAAAAGAGACTTCCCAGCATATGAAAGGCATTATAG comes from Thermodesulfobium acidiphilum and encodes:
- a CDS encoding sensor histidine kinase — translated: MGIFLYFSLENIVLESIDNALIAKAKAIATLINEDNGINLQFSDEIMKEYSKRSDQYFQIIQNSKIVEKSESLGSDSLPIVNSAQTIHFKNKPLRIVLYNITINKDHLVIECAQDIESKVDFLKTYLSILILSIAGAILLSALGGLFIVNIMLKPIKKISHTISKLSESNLFHSHIDENVVDELKPLAVSFNRTFERLDNAFTKQKQFVADVSHELKTPLSVILMETEIALRKQRSIQEYINTINQIKETSQHMKGIIETLFKLIKIENTQLLEKKTLDIKEIIQRSSALLKDQIEKRNLKFNIQGSTFLIDADETLIMEVFLNLIDNAIKYNKENGTIDIMIYPEKRVEIIDSGIGIPKDSLNRVFDKFYRADPSRSKEIEGLGLGFSLVKEILDLHNAKIEIDSTPNMGTKVSILF